One Planctomycetaceae bacterium DNA segment encodes these proteins:
- a CDS encoding GDSL-type esterase/lipase family protein gives MSSHRTLIALLLFCGFATPLWTTANQASADSPQQFALPESDDGLPGAGPIRRYDWFRNLWSNRRSDFAKQVQAQQNAVVFLGDSITQGWGDDFQGRFPEMKLANRGISGDTTRGMLIRLKEDVLDLHPAAVVMLMGTNDLEEAAEPETIAANISLILAELKKHNEEMPIVLCQVFPSSSEKKRPAEKIKQINSLVASVVKGDSQIILLDTWTLFANKDGDADAAQFPDLLHPNESGYQMWAGALRPVFATLGFLETEPDDFRPEPGFTSLFNGKDLTGWGYRKTTEPMLKARENWRKNDPNAAAWPVVKEPVSFDGQRETPEHRYVAINGRLVVTTPPEGRKIQQLWTTREFGGDFTLKLEFRATPNADSGVFIRDPQLQCRDFPLAGPYKDLKKYKSGDWNELVAEVKNGVARCTCNGELLEAEFKVPESGPIGLEGDRGQMEYRRIRIRQE, from the coding sequence ATGTCTTCACACCGAACATTGATTGCGCTGCTGCTGTTCTGCGGTTTCGCGACGCCGCTGTGGACAACGGCGAACCAGGCATCGGCGGACTCACCGCAGCAGTTCGCGCTGCCGGAATCGGACGACGGGCTGCCCGGTGCCGGACCGATTCGTCGGTACGACTGGTTTCGCAACCTGTGGTCGAATCGCCGTTCCGACTTTGCCAAACAGGTGCAGGCCCAACAGAACGCCGTCGTGTTTCTCGGCGATTCGATTACTCAGGGTTGGGGCGATGATTTCCAGGGCCGCTTTCCGGAAATGAAACTCGCCAATCGCGGCATCAGCGGCGATACCACGCGAGGCATGCTGATTCGCCTGAAGGAAGACGTGCTGGACCTGCATCCCGCCGCCGTTGTGATGCTGATGGGCACCAACGATCTGGAAGAAGCCGCGGAACCGGAAACCATCGCCGCCAACATCAGCCTGATCCTGGCAGAATTGAAAAAGCACAACGAAGAAATGCCGATCGTGCTGTGCCAGGTCTTCCCGAGTTCTTCGGAAAAGAAGCGTCCGGCTGAGAAGATCAAACAGATCAACAGTCTTGTCGCCTCGGTGGTGAAGGGCGATTCGCAGATCATTCTGCTGGATACCTGGACGCTGTTCGCCAACAAAGACGGCGACGCGGATGCCGCTCAGTTCCCCGACCTGCTGCACCCCAACGAAAGCGGCTATCAGATGTGGGCGGGTGCTCTGCGACCGGTCTTCGCGACGCTGGGGTTTCTCGAAACGGAACCCGATGACTTCCGGCCGGAACCCGGATTCACCAGCCTGTTCAACGGGAAGGATCTGACGGGCTGGGGTTATCGCAAGACCACGGAGCCCATGCTGAAGGCTCGCGAAAACTGGCGGAAGAACGATCCGAACGCCGCCGCCTGGCCCGTCGTAAAGGAACCGGTCAGCTTTGATGGCCAGCGTGAAACTCCCGAACACCGCTATGTGGCGATCAACGGCAGGCTTGTCGTCACGACTCCTCCGGAAGGCCGAAAAATTCAGCAACTGTGGACAACGCGGGAATTCGGCGGCGACTTCACGCTGAAGCTGGAATTTCGAGCGACGCCGAACGCCGACAGCGGAGTCTTCATCCGCGATCCGCAGTTGCAGTGCCGCGACTTTCCGCTGGCCGGACCGTACAAAGACCTGAAGAAGTACAAGTCGGGAGACTGGAACGAACTGGTCGCGGAAGTGAAAAACGGAGTCGCCCGCTGCACCTGCAACGGCGAACTTCTGGAAGCGGAATTCAAAGTTCCCGAATCCGGCCCGATCGGCCTGGAAGGCGACCGCGGCCAGATGGAATATCGACGCATCAGAATTCGTCAGGAGTGA